In Zingiber officinale cultivar Zhangliang chromosome 11B, Zo_v1.1, whole genome shotgun sequence, a single window of DNA contains:
- the LOC122034590 gene encoding bifunctional protein FolD 2-like — translation MPMATIIDGKAIAQTIRKEIADEVRSLSQNYNKVPGLAVVIVGTRKDSQSYVSMKRKACAEVGIRSVDIDLPEQISEEEVIAKVHELNENPDVHGILVQLPLPKHISEEKVLSEISIEKDVDGFHPLNIGKLAMKGREPLFQPCTPKGCLELLIRSGISIKGKNAVVVGRSNIVGLPVSLLLLKADATVTIVHSHTSNPESIIREADIIIAAAGQPKMIKGGWLKSGAAVIDVGTNAVDDPTRKSGYRLVGDVDFEEANKVAGWLTPVPGGVGPMTVAMLLKNTLDGAKRKFTQ, via the exons ATGCCAATGGCGACGATCATCGACGGTAAAGCGATCGCACAGACCATCCGGAAAGAAATCGCCGATGAAGTACGATCACTCTCCCAAAACTACAACAAG GTGCCTGGTCTGGCAGTGGTGATCGTCGGGACGCGGAAGGATTCACAGAGTTATGTCAGTATGAAGCGAAAGGCCTGCGCAGAGGTTGGCATCCGGTCGGTTGATATCGACCTCCCCGAGCAGATCTCCGAGGAGGAAGTGATCGCCAAGGTTCACGAGTTGAACGAGAATCCGGATGTCCACG GGATTCTTGTTCAACTTCCCCTGCCTAAACACATTAGCGAAGAGAAAGTCCTGAGTGAAATCAGTATTGAAAAAGATGTCGATGGATTTCACCCTCTAAATATTGGAAAGCTGGCAATGAAGGGCAGAGAGCCATTATTTCAGCCCTGCACCCCAAAG GGATGCCTAGAACTTCTGATTCGCAGTGGAATAAGCATAAAAGGCAAAAATGCAGTTGTAGTTGGTCGTAGCAATATAGTGGGATTGCCCGTGTCCCTTCTCCTTCTGAAAGCAGATGCAACTGTAACCATTGTGCACTCCCACACTTCGAATCCTGAAAGCATTATTCGTGAAGCTGACATAATAATTGCTGCTGCTGGACAACCAAAAATG ATCAAGGGTGGCTGGCTTAAGTCTGGTGCTGCTGTTATTGATGTTGGGACCAACGCTGTTGATGACCCGACTAGGAAATCCGGTTACAGGCTTGTCGGCGATGTGGATTTTGAAGAAGCAAACAAGGTGGCAGGATGGCTGACGCCAGTTCCTGGAGGAGTTGGCCCGATGACTGTAGCCATGCTGCTCAAAAACACTTTGGATGGCGCCAAACGCAAATTTACACAATAA